A single genomic interval of Chryseobacterium paludis harbors:
- a CDS encoding M61 family metallopeptidase, producing MGNLLKIFFLLILFPIVIIAQSSKKNYEYNIDLLHMKNDEVMVSFTPPKNNLEKGKFIIPKLVPGFYQAMNFGQYVSDVIATDKNGKKIRTERLDKNSWMVNDLKHVKKISYLVTDGWDSLQQNTDGAKSAGSTFKKDSVFVINYNSLVGYFEEMKDAPYEISINKNKDFYASSALDYKKKNDSTDIVWAKDYRKLVDSPVLYCVPDTTWLKIGTTEVLVSFYNNKERHYSQKIADHIKTILENQKAYLGGKLPVDKYAFLIYFETSKERGSIADGLEHSRSTVCLYRSGNMNFLPDALNRVAAHEFFHIITPLHIHSGEIQHYDFLNPTMSEHLWLYEGMTEYATIHMPIKQKMISLADFEKKLEEKIQGMKEFDNTLSFTELSKNAMERQDQYMNFYQKGPLLGLCLDIKLRELSGGKMGTQDLMQRLMKKYGEDKYFNDNDLFDEITKMTYPEIRTFFKDFIEGTKPIPLKEYLAKVGFTYDETTGKIGTLVNPDSKQIALRKAWIDQ from the coding sequence ATGGGTAATCTTCTAAAAATATTTTTTTTGTTGATTCTTTTTCCTATCGTTATTATTGCCCAATCATCAAAGAAAAACTATGAATATAATATAGATCTGCTTCATATGAAAAATGATGAAGTTATGGTTTCTTTTACTCCACCTAAAAACAATCTGGAAAAAGGGAAATTTATTATACCCAAACTTGTTCCCGGATTTTATCAGGCTATGAATTTTGGGCAATATGTTTCCGATGTTATTGCGACTGACAAAAATGGAAAGAAAATACGAACAGAACGTTTAGATAAAAACAGCTGGATGGTGAATGACCTGAAACATGTGAAAAAAATATCATACCTGGTTACAGATGGTTGGGATTCTTTACAACAAAATACTGACGGAGCAAAATCTGCGGGCAGTACTTTTAAAAAGGATAGTGTTTTTGTCATCAACTATAATTCTTTAGTAGGCTACTTTGAAGAAATGAAAGATGCTCCTTATGAAATCAGTATTAACAAAAATAAAGATTTTTATGCTTCCTCCGCATTGGATTATAAAAAGAAAAATGATAGTACTGATATTGTTTGGGCAAAGGATTACCGGAAATTAGTAGACTCACCTGTGCTCTATTGCGTTCCTGATACCACGTGGTTAAAAATAGGAACTACTGAGGTGCTCGTATCATTTTATAACAATAAAGAGCGGCATTATTCCCAAAAAATAGCAGATCATATAAAGACTATTTTAGAAAATCAAAAAGCTTACTTAGGAGGAAAACTACCTGTTGACAAATATGCCTTTTTGATCTATTTTGAAACTTCAAAAGAAAGGGGATCTATTGCCGACGGTCTTGAACACTCGAGGTCTACAGTCTGCCTATATCGTTCCGGAAATATGAACTTTTTACCGGATGCTTTAAATAGAGTTGCTGCCCATGAGTTTTTTCATATTATCACACCACTCCACATTCATTCGGGAGAAATCCAGCACTATGATTTTTTAAATCCTACCATGTCAGAGCATTTATGGCTTTATGAAGGTATGACAGAATATGCAACCATACATATGCCTATCAAACAAAAGATGATCAGTCTGGCAGATTTTGAAAAAAAACTGGAAGAAAAGATACAGGGTATGAAGGAGTTTGATAATACATTATCTTTTACGGAACTGAGTAAAAATGCAATGGAAAGACAAGATCAATATATGAATTTCTATCAAAAAGGACCACTACTCGGATTATGTTTAGATATAAAACTACGCGAACTTTCTGGCGGAAAAATGGGTACTCAGGATCTTATGCAGCGGCTCATGAAAAAATATGGCGAAGATAAATATTTTAATGACAATGATTTATTCGATGAAATCACAAAAATGACTTACCCCGAAATACGTACATTTTTCAAGGATTTTATAGAAGGTACAAAACCTATTCCTTTGAAAGAATATCTTGCAAAAGTAGGTTTCACCTATGATGAAACCACTGGAAAGATAGGTACTTTAGTAAACCCTGATTCAAAACAGATTGCCTTGAGGAAAGCATGGATCGATCAATAG
- a CDS encoding AIM24 family protein codes for MSKYSLEAFVNETKENPQERDYFELEKPQLLEINLNNQSVWTKRGSMVGYIGNINFERQGMMSGGLGNLLKKAISGEGTKLMKAEGTGKLYVADSGKKVRILHLNNESLCVNGNDVLAHDQSIKSDITMLKSIAGMMAGGLFQVKLSGTGHIAITTHGEPLTLMVTPDSPVFTDPNATVAWSGNLTPELKTNVSFKSLMGRGSGEEFQMKFSGNGWVLIQPYEEVYTVEK; via the coding sequence ATGAGCAAATATTCATTAGAAGCATTCGTTAATGAAACTAAGGAAAACCCACAGGAAAGGGATTATTTTGAACTTGAAAAACCTCAGCTTTTAGAGATCAATCTTAATAACCAATCGGTTTGGACCAAAAGAGGAAGCATGGTTGGATATATAGGAAATATTAATTTTGAAAGACAAGGTATGATGTCTGGAGGATTAGGAAATCTCTTAAAAAAAGCAATCAGTGGTGAAGGAACCAAATTAATGAAAGCGGAGGGTACTGGAAAGCTTTATGTGGCAGATTCAGGGAAAAAAGTTCGCATCCTTCATTTAAACAATGAATCTTTATGTGTAAATGGCAATGATGTTTTAGCACATGATCAAAGTATAAAAAGTGATATTACCATGCTAAAGAGTATCGCAGGAATGATGGCAGGTGGATTATTCCAGGTTAAATTATCGGGAACGGGACATATCGCTATTACCACTCATGGTGAACCGTTAACACTTATGGTAACTCCAGACAGCCCTGTTTTTACAGATCCTAACGCAACTGTTGCGTGGTCTGGAAATCTAACTCCTGAACTGAAAACCAATGTTTCATTTAAAAGCCTGATGGGAAGAGGTAGCGGTGAGGAGTTTCAAATGAAATTCTCTGGAAATGGCTGGGTTCTTATTCAACCTTATGAAGAAGTATATACTGTAGAAAAATAA